A genome region from Phaeobacter sp. A36a-5a includes the following:
- a CDS encoding F0F1 ATP synthase subunit B' has product MATQTQDAGHGAAEAAHGSGGMPQLDFSTYSNQIFWLVVTLVVIYFILSRIALPRIAAVLAERQGTITNDLAAAEDLKAKAVEAETAYNQALADARAEAQRIAAETRAEIQADLDEAIAKADAQISAKATESEAVIAEIKAGAIASVEAVAVDTAAEIVAAFGGKADEKAVAAAVADRMKG; this is encoded by the coding sequence ATGGCAACTCAGACGCAGGACGCAGGTCACGGTGCCGCAGAGGCTGCCCACGGTTCGGGCGGCATGCCGCAGCTGGACTTCTCGACCTATTCGAACCAGATCTTCTGGCTCGTGGTCACGCTCGTCGTGATCTATTTTATCCTGTCGCGCATCGCGCTGCCCCGCATTGCGGCAGTGTTGGCCGAGCGTCAGGGAACCATTACCAACGACCTCGCCGCGGCTGAAGACCTGAAGGCCAAAGCCGTTGAGGCCGAAACCGCTTACAATCAAGCTCTGGCGGATGCCCGTGCCGAGGCTCAGCGCATCGCTGCTGAGACCCGTGCGGAAATCCAGGCAGATCTGGATGAGGCCATTGCCAAGGCAGACGCACAGATATCGGCCAAAGCAACGGAATCAGAAGCCGTCATCGCCGAGATCAAGGCCGGTGCCATCGCCAGCGTCGAAGCCGTCGCTGTAGATACCGCCGCCGAAATCGTCGCCGCATTTGGTGGCAAGGCAGACGAAAAAGCCGTCGCAGCCGCGGTTGCCGACCGGATGAAAGGATAA
- a CDS encoding LysR family transcriptional regulator — protein sequence MENWDEVRTAYQVARMGTVSGAAEVLGVHHATVIRHVDAIEARLGVKLFQRHARGYTPTEAGQDLLRVAQATDDQFGQLVGRLKGHGDAVSGELVVTSLSSMSALLVPALTEFQRQHPELVIRFLTGSRLFRLEYGEAHVAIRAGSPPEQPDNVVQPFMRQQHGLYASRSYLERFGPLNGLEDMPNHRFICNDDIDSRAPYSRWLRAHAPESALSFRCVNGASIQDALLAGAGIGFLTKWEAARHPELTQIMEPLPEWSGDLWLVTHVDLHRTTKVQSFLSFLKAEAKAWAE from the coding sequence ATGGAGAACTGGGACGAGGTACGCACTGCCTATCAGGTCGCGCGCATGGGGACGGTCAGCGGCGCCGCCGAAGTTTTGGGGGTTCACCATGCCACGGTCATTCGCCACGTCGATGCTATTGAGGCGCGGTTGGGCGTGAAGCTGTTCCAACGCCATGCCCGTGGCTACACACCGACAGAGGCCGGGCAGGATCTGCTGCGCGTGGCGCAGGCCACAGATGATCAGTTTGGCCAGCTTGTCGGTCGGCTCAAGGGGCACGGCGATGCTGTCTCGGGCGAACTGGTCGTGACATCGCTGTCGTCGATGTCGGCGCTTCTGGTTCCTGCACTGACCGAGTTTCAGCGTCAGCATCCGGAGCTGGTGATCCGGTTCCTGACCGGCAGCCGCCTGTTTCGCCTGGAATACGGTGAGGCGCATGTGGCGATTCGTGCCGGATCTCCGCCTGAGCAGCCTGACAACGTGGTTCAGCCGTTTATGCGTCAGCAACATGGGCTTTACGCCAGCAGGTCCTATCTGGAGCGGTTCGGCCCCTTGAACGGGCTTGAGGATATGCCCAATCATCGCTTCATTTGTAACGATGATATCGACAGCCGCGCGCCTTACTCCCGCTGGCTGCGAGCGCATGCCCCCGAGAGCGCGCTGTCGTTCCGCTGCGTCAATGGGGCGTCGATACAGGACGCGCTCTTGGCCGGGGCGGGGATCGGTTTTCTGACCAAATGGGAAGCTGCGCGGCATCCCGAGCTGACACAGATCATGGAGCCGCTGCCCGAGTGGAGTGGCGATTTGTGGCTGGTCACCCATGTGGATCTGCACCGCACCACCAAGGTTCAGAGCTTCCTCAGCTTTCTGAAAGCAGAAGCCAAGGCCTGGGCCGAATGA
- a CDS encoding acyltransferase, with protein MRAHPTAIVSPNAKIHPSVEIGPFSIIHDNVEIGEGTSIGSNCELGVETRLGDGSPLRISARSNIRSHSVFYESSTFGEGLVTGHRVTVRELTSAGRGFQIGTLGDIQGHCTVGDYVRLHSNVHIGQKSVIDDYVWIFPYVVLTNDPHPPSEVLLGARIKSFAVIATMTTVLPGVTVGEGALVGACSAVTRDVADHRIAVGNPAVDRGDANKVRLKDGTDRPAYPWKSHFHRGYPEEVVAEWLASMPEA; from the coding sequence ATGCGCGCCCACCCGACGGCTATTGTCAGCCCCAATGCCAAGATTCACCCAAGCGTGGAAATCGGTCCGTTCTCGATCATCCATGACAATGTCGAGATCGGTGAGGGCACAAGCATAGGAAGCAATTGCGAACTCGGCGTTGAAACCCGGCTTGGGGATGGGTCGCCGCTGCGGATCTCGGCACGCTCCAACATACGTTCACACAGCGTTTTCTATGAAAGCTCGACTTTTGGAGAGGGGCTGGTGACCGGTCATCGTGTCACCGTCCGTGAACTGACCTCGGCCGGACGCGGTTTCCAGATAGGCACTCTGGGCGATATTCAGGGTCATTGCACCGTTGGTGATTACGTCCGGCTGCACAGCAATGTCCATATCGGCCAAAAGAGCGTCATCGACGATTATGTCTGGATCTTTCCCTATGTTGTGCTGACCAATGACCCCCATCCGCCCAGCGAGGTATTGCTTGGTGCTCGGATCAAGTCATTTGCTGTGATTGCCACGATGACCACTGTCCTCCCCGGGGTGACTGTCGGCGAGGGTGCCCTGGTTGGAGCCTGTAGCGCAGTCACGAGAGATGTTGCAGATCATCGGATCGCGGTTGGGAACCCGGCGGTCGACAGGGGGGATGCGAATAAGGTCCGGCTGAAAGACGGCACCGATCGGCCAGCCTACCCGTGGAAGTCGCATTTCCACCGAGGATACCCCGAAGAGGTCGTGGCGGAGTGGCTCGCGTCCATGCCCGAAGCCTGA
- a CDS encoding F0F1 ATP synthase subunit A, which produces MGKLIFGAAFLLVLASGLFFAPAIPGLQIHPTDQFLVKPLGGAAELNFYTPTNVTLWMGLAIVAIFALMVLGSSKRAIVPSRIQSVAELAYGFIYKMVEDVTGKDGLKFFPYIMTLFMFILTANMLGLIPGSFTTTSHFAVTAVLAMLVFVTVTVTGFVLHGTKFLGLFWVSSAPLALRPVLAIIELISYFVRPVSHCIRLAGNVMAGHAVLKVFAGFAGALGLFSFLPIFAITAVYALEVLVAFIQAYVFTILTCVYLKDALHPSH; this is translated from the coding sequence ATGGGCAAACTAATCTTTGGTGCAGCTTTTCTGCTGGTACTTGCGTCTGGGCTGTTCTTTGCGCCCGCTATTCCGGGGCTCCAGATTCACCCGACTGACCAGTTCCTGGTAAAGCCGCTGGGTGGCGCAGCAGAGCTGAACTTCTACACCCCGACCAACGTGACCCTGTGGATGGGGCTGGCGATTGTCGCAATCTTCGCTCTGATGGTACTGGGATCGTCCAAGCGCGCGATTGTTCCGTCGCGCATTCAGTCGGTTGCTGAACTTGCCTACGGGTTCATCTACAAGATGGTCGAAGACGTCACCGGTAAAGACGGTCTGAAGTTCTTCCCCTACATCATGACCCTTTTCATGTTCATCCTGACCGCGAACATGCTGGGCTTGATCCCCGGCAGCTTCACCACCACCTCGCATTTTGCAGTAACTGCGGTTCTGGCGATGCTGGTTTTTGTGACCGTGACCGTGACCGGCTTTGTGCTGCACGGCACCAAGTTCCTGGGCCTGTTCTGGGTCAGCTCCGCACCGTTGGCGCTGCGCCCGGTGCTCGCGATCATCGAACTGATTTCCTATTTCGTGCGCCCCGTCAGCCATTGCATTCGTCTTGCAGGTAACGTGATGGCTGGCCACGCGGTTTTGAAGGTATTCGCAGGTTTTGCAGGCGCATTGGGCCTGTTCAGCTTCCTGCCGATCTTTGCCATCACCGCGGTTTACGCACTCGAAGTTCTCGTGGCCTTCATTCAGGCCTACGTGTTCACAATTCTGACCTGCGTGTACCTGAAGGACGCGCTTCATCCGTCGCATTAA
- a CDS encoding ArsR/SmtB family transcription factor codes for MSDPLDIVFAALADPTRRSILTMLLEDDMAVTDVADPFDMSLAAISKHLTILSRAGLIAQEKRGRVKWCKLQPDAMRSASVWMQGFGQYEPVNLDAFERFLETELGTPANDLSSD; via the coding sequence ATGAGCGACCCCCTTGATATTGTCTTTGCCGCGCTTGCGGATCCAACACGACGCAGCATTCTGACCATGCTGCTGGAGGATGATATGGCTGTTACAGACGTTGCGGATCCCTTTGACATGTCGCTGGCGGCAATCTCCAAACACCTGACGATCCTGAGCCGCGCCGGTTTGATCGCGCAGGAAAAACGGGGCCGGGTCAAATGGTGCAAGCTACAACCGGATGCCATGCGGTCCGCCAGTGTCTGGATGCAGGGGTTTGGTCAGTACGAGCCCGTCAATCTGGATGCGTTCGAGCGGTTCCTGGAAACCGAACTCGGAACCCCGGCGAACGATCTGTCATCGGATTGA
- a CDS encoding AtpZ/AtpI family protein: MAPVSQEPEKQRLAQLEARLAEARKAHEPKPRVDEHYSTASDAWRMVIELVAGLMIGFGIGYGLDLLFGTIPIFLVLFTMLGLAAGVKTMLRSAQEIQEKKLAEMAEQDAQDRD; encoded by the coding sequence ATGGCGCCCGTGTCACAAGAGCCGGAAAAGCAGCGTTTGGCGCAGCTCGAGGCCAGGCTGGCAGAGGCGCGTAAGGCCCATGAGCCCAAGCCGCGTGTGGACGAACATTATTCGACGGCAAGCGATGCCTGGAGAATGGTGATTGAATTGGTGGCCGGTCTGATGATCGGCTTTGGCATCGGGTACGGTTTGGATCTTCTTTTTGGGACCATACCGATCTTTCTGGTGCTGTTCACAATGCTGGGTTTGGCGGCCGGGGTAAAGACAATGCTCCGCAGCGCGCAAGAGATCCAGGAAAAGAAACTGGCCGAAATGGCCGAACAAGATGCGCAAGACCGGGATTGA
- a CDS encoding prolyl-tRNA synthetase associated domain-containing protein encodes MDASTELQDSLPVSCDKLLAQLDVWGIGYRLHRHPPLRTVEEAKAVEAEFVEPGKTALRLKNLYLRDKKKRNHLISLEQDRDVDLKRLAAELGLGTLSFGSAERLFQTLGVRPGAVTPLAMINGVERDVHFYMDKAAQQVDLIYMHPLVNDRTVALSRPAFLDVMQRLGVAITWV; translated from the coding sequence ATGGATGCATCAACCGAGCTACAGGACAGCCTACCGGTTTCCTGCGATAAACTGCTGGCGCAGCTGGATGTCTGGGGCATCGGCTACCGGTTGCACCGCCATCCACCGCTGCGCACGGTTGAGGAGGCAAAAGCGGTCGAAGCGGAGTTCGTAGAGCCGGGGAAGACCGCATTGCGGTTGAAGAACCTTTATTTGCGGGACAAGAAGAAACGCAACCACCTGATCAGCTTGGAACAGGACCGCGACGTCGATCTGAAGCGTCTCGCCGCTGAGCTGGGGCTGGGGACGCTGTCATTCGGCTCGGCAGAGCGGCTGTTTCAGACCCTCGGTGTGCGCCCAGGAGCGGTGACGCCGCTTGCGATGATCAATGGTGTCGAAAGAGATGTGCATTTCTACATGGACAAGGCTGCCCAGCAGGTCGACCTGATCTACATGCACCCGCTGGTTAATGATCGGACGGTCGCGCTGAGCCGTCCGGCCTTTCTCGATGTGATGCAGCGTTTGGGTGTGGCGATCACCTGGGTCTGA
- a CDS encoding DMT family transporter, whose translation MTPAHRGHLAMLLFSALVAGSFSLGSMVANDIAPMALNAARFIIAAVVIGIAAQVTHGLRRRNFQAPWRFILLGGFFAVYFVLMFYGLQTAAPVSAAAVFTLTPVLSGIFGWLLLRQVTSWRMALALAIGAAGAIWVIFRGDLAAIWAFEVGRGEVIYFWGCVAHAVYTPMVRLLNRGEPAVVFTFGMLVAGAIILVVVGWADIRATDWVGLSPLVWLVLLYVALIASAATFVLLQYATLHLPSAKVMAYTYLTPSWVILWEIALGRPAPGGIVALGVLCTIWALWLLLREGRPPMAAAEAGGSASIR comes from the coding sequence ATGACACCGGCCCATCGTGGCCATCTGGCTATGCTGCTCTTCTCGGCGTTGGTGGCCGGATCGTTTTCGCTTGGCTCCATGGTCGCCAACGACATCGCTCCGATGGCCCTGAACGCGGCGAGGTTCATAATTGCTGCGGTTGTGATTGGCATTGCCGCCCAGGTGACTCATGGCCTGCGGCGACGGAATTTTCAGGCGCCCTGGCGCTTCATCCTTCTGGGCGGCTTCTTTGCGGTCTATTTTGTTCTGATGTTCTATGGCCTGCAAACGGCAGCGCCGGTCAGTGCGGCCGCCGTCTTTACGCTGACACCGGTTCTGAGCGGCATTTTCGGCTGGCTGCTGTTGCGCCAGGTTACGAGCTGGCGGATGGCGTTGGCTTTGGCGATCGGCGCGGCGGGCGCGATCTGGGTCATATTTCGTGGTGATCTGGCGGCGATCTGGGCGTTTGAGGTCGGTCGCGGAGAGGTGATCTATTTCTGGGGCTGCGTGGCTCATGCCGTCTATACGCCGATGGTGCGGCTGCTGAATCGCGGGGAACCTGCGGTGGTGTTTACCTTTGGTATGCTGGTTGCCGGGGCCATCATCCTGGTGGTGGTGGGTTGGGCTGATATCCGCGCGACGGATTGGGTCGGGCTGTCACCGCTTGTCTGGCTGGTTCTGCTTTATGTGGCGCTGATTGCCAGTGCCGCGACCTTTGTCTTGCTGCAATACGCGACGCTTCATCTGCCGTCCGCCAAGGTGATGGCCTATACCTATCTGACGCCGAGCTGGGTCATCCTGTGGGAAATCGCATTGGGTCGACCGGCTCCGGGCGGTATCGTGGCGCTGGGCGTGCTCTGCACGATCTGGGCGCTTTGGCTTCTGCTGCGGGAAGGTCGCCCACCGATGGCAGCGGCAGAGGCTGGCGGATCGGCGTCAATCCGATGA
- a CDS encoding FadR/GntR family transcriptional regulator produces the protein MPFQKVQPEKLSASVVRQIEQFILRGILTPGERLPAERELAERLGVSRPSLRDALAELQSRGLLTSRAGAGVFVADVLGSAFSPALVQLFASHDEAVFDYLSFRRDMEGLAAERAAKYGSDYDLQVIQTIFEKMEQAGDPATSEEAAALDAQFHSAIMDASHNVVMLHMMRSMFDLLREGVFYNRQIMFQQHTTREALLAQHSAINAALQARDPDAARAAVETHLDYVKQALSDHQRTLRNAEIAKQRLEHEISKS, from the coding sequence ATGCCCTTTCAAAAAGTTCAGCCCGAAAAACTCTCTGCTTCAGTGGTGCGCCAGATCGAACAGTTCATTCTGCGAGGCATCCTGACACCGGGCGAGCGGTTGCCTGCGGAACGCGAACTGGCGGAGCGTCTGGGCGTATCGCGGCCATCCCTACGGGACGCACTGGCAGAATTGCAGAGCCGAGGCCTGCTCACGTCGCGGGCCGGTGCCGGTGTTTTTGTTGCCGATGTGCTCGGCTCAGCCTTTTCGCCTGCCCTGGTGCAGCTCTTTGCCAGCCATGATGAGGCCGTCTTCGACTACCTCAGCTTTCGCCGGGACATGGAAGGCCTCGCGGCGGAGCGCGCGGCCAAATACGGTTCCGACTATGATCTTCAGGTCATTCAGACCATCTTTGAAAAGATGGAACAGGCCGGTGATCCTGCCACTTCAGAGGAAGCGGCAGCTCTGGACGCGCAGTTCCATTCCGCGATCATGGATGCGAGCCACAATGTCGTCATGCTGCATATGATGCGGTCGATGTTTGACCTGCTGCGGGAGGGGGTCTTCTACAACCGCCAGATCATGTTCCAACAGCACACCACGCGCGAGGCCCTGCTCGCGCAGCACAGCGCCATCAACGCCGCTTTGCAGGCGCGCGACCCGGATGCAGCGCGGGCGGCGGTCGAAACCCATCTGGATTACGTGAAACAGGCGCTCAGCGACCATCAGCGCACCCTGCGCAACGCGGAAATCGCCAAGCAGAGGCTTGAGCACGAAATCAGCAAATCCTGA
- a CDS encoding F0F1 ATP synthase subunit C produces MEGELAHIGAGLAGMGTGIAALGVGNVAANFLAGALRNPSAAASQTATLFIGIAFAEALGIFSFLVALLLMFAV; encoded by the coding sequence ATGGAAGGCGAACTCGCACACATCGGCGCTGGCCTGGCTGGCATGGGTACTGGTATTGCTGCACTGGGTGTTGGCAATGTTGCTGCTAACTTCCTGGCAGGCGCTCTGCGCAACCCCTCCGCGGCTGCTTCCCAGACCGCAACCCTCTTCATCGGCATCGCATTTGCAGAAGCTCTGGGCATCTTCTCGTTCCTGGTCGCTCTGCTGCTGATGTTCGCCGTCTAA
- a CDS encoding DMT family transporter — protein MALKYWAAIFVLGIGWGMSFMFNAVLLRELGPLSVSMGRVGFGALGCWIYVLAARKRVPEQPSRWLALFGFGVLSYAAPFAFYALGQQHIASGVAGILNAFTPALAVVVAHFWPGGERATVLKSMGVMFGFLGILVLSLPLLQGGRQSEIWAVLVTLCAPLCYAFSVNIARQFRDMDPVVLVAIALTGATAAIAPLAIWAEGVPVITRLETWGALLVIGFILTSAAFILFYWVLPRVGPTNITLPTLIAPVSALVMGAWVLQEPLKVEHLAGMAAILLGLVMIDGRLVGKIRRKPAL, from the coding sequence ATGGCACTGAAATATTGGGCGGCGATCTTTGTGCTGGGCATCGGTTGGGGCATGTCCTTCATGTTCAACGCTGTGCTGCTGCGCGAATTGGGGCCGCTGTCGGTTTCGATGGGCCGTGTCGGCTTTGGGGCGCTTGGATGCTGGATCTATGTTTTGGCGGCCCGCAAGCGGGTGCCGGAGCAACCGTCGCGCTGGTTGGCTTTGTTTGGCTTCGGCGTATTGAGCTACGCTGCGCCCTTTGCCTTTTACGCACTGGGTCAGCAGCATATTGCCAGCGGCGTGGCCGGGATACTCAATGCCTTTACCCCGGCGCTAGCAGTTGTTGTGGCGCATTTCTGGCCGGGTGGAGAGCGGGCGACAGTGCTGAAATCAATGGGTGTGATGTTTGGGTTCCTCGGTATTCTGGTGCTGTCGTTGCCGCTTTTGCAAGGGGGGCGGCAGTCCGAGATATGGGCCGTGCTCGTGACGCTTTGTGCGCCGCTGTGCTACGCGTTCTCAGTCAATATTGCCCGGCAGTTTCGCGATATGGATCCGGTGGTCCTGGTTGCCATCGCCCTTACCGGAGCAACAGCCGCGATCGCGCCGCTTGCGATCTGGGCCGAAGGCGTGCCTGTCATCACACGGCTGGAGACCTGGGGTGCGCTGCTGGTGATTGGCTTCATTCTGACCTCCGCCGCCTTTATCCTGTTCTACTGGGTTCTGCCGCGGGTGGGGCCAACCAATATTACCCTGCCCACCTTGATTGCGCCGGTTTCGGCTTTGGTGATGGGGGCCTGGGTGCTTCAGGAACCTCTTAAAGTGGAGCATCTGGCGGGCATGGCTGCGATCTTGCTCGGGCTGGTGATGATCGACGGCCGTTTGGTTGGCAAAATCCGGCGCAAACCCGCGCTCTGA
- a CDS encoding F0F1 ATP synthase subunit B: MRSVLALALTFGATSPAFAASGPFLSMSNTDFVVTLAFLLFVGILLYAKVPGLLGGQLDARAEGIKKDLEEARALREEAQTILASYERKQQEVQAQADRIVASAREDAAKAAEQAKADLEVSIARRMTAAEEQIKAAQDSAVKEVRDQAILVAIAAADAVISKQMTATEANKLIDAAIADVDAKLH; this comes from the coding sequence ATGCGCTCAGTATTGGCTCTTGCTCTGACCTTTGGTGCCACCAGCCCCGCGTTTGCGGCGTCTGGCCCGTTCCTGTCGATGAGCAACACCGACTTTGTCGTGACGCTCGCGTTCCTGCTGTTCGTCGGTATCCTGCTCTATGCCAAGGTGCCCGGTCTGCTGGGGGGTCAGCTTGACGCCCGTGCGGAAGGCATCAAGAAGGACCTCGAAGAGGCCCGTGCCCTGCGTGAAGAAGCCCAGACCATTCTGGCGTCTTACGAACGTAAGCAGCAGGAAGTTCAGGCGCAGGCCGACCGGATCGTTGCTTCGGCACGTGAAGATGCTGCCAAGGCGGCTGAGCAGGCCAAGGCGGATCTGGAAGTCTCGATCGCCCGTCGTATGACGGCTGCCGAGGAGCAGATCAAGGCAGCGCAGGATTCTGCGGTGAAAGAAGTACGCGATCAGGCCATCCTCGTTGCTATCGCGGCGGCGGATGCTGTGATTTCGAAGCAGATGACAGCGACAGAAGCCAACAAGCTGATCGACGCTGCTATCGCTGACGTGGACGCCAAGCTGCACTAA